From a region of the Deltaproteobacteria bacterium genome:
- a CDS encoding CHASE domain-containing protein, whose translation MIAENMDYIFFVYGLAFLMLAFLLQERPAGIEAPFPWLWLSGFGLSHGINEWLDMLALSTGDYLWLKIVRLAVLAISFILLCEFGRRGAMFQGVRMPGPWIVMLLAAAGAMGALLGDSAGANAGLRHALGLPGGVLSGLVLWRMAKSASGAQSKAFKVSGAGFLVYGLATGLVVPDAGFFPSSILNQELFLETAGFPIQIIRAVCAATCATALYIALNPPGAQEESSRPWRWSIPAILLVLLSTGFWAVNRQGELIDRESRQSLLHQAAAIARTINPDRVKALSFTIKDKKRSEFQRLRAYMVAYRQAIDCLGIYTIALRDDKLIFGPESYDEKDPMASPPGTVYVQPPARTWGIFRSGQAFVHGPYTDEYGTFVSALAPVKDPRDGKVLMVVGLDIDASAWKASVMRHRLMAILAVMCLATILLAGAWLFQMRALIPPEKQGWLRHFEVYLLAAFGLALTATMTLVMHSQEIRSHRDIFAQLAESDAIRVTSMFQNFRDRDLKSLAGFFERSDFVSRGDFHGFSSHIYQKYYVAGIGWAPRVPVIQRAAFETGIRDADIYDFTIFQKDPSGRTNPSAMRGDSYPLLYVEPFDEARSAIGFDLTTEPARWRAVSTTINTGMATATDVIRRISNNEPAINIYAPVYRGEAHHSGRSSPDNTLGAVFLTLRINEMLKDTLASHDPESSVTVADLIQVNYGDDPQLLASTSPINGRHNGSVARPVTCAAMKAHEICILHPIFMFGKTYVLAIQPGPAFSATYPRRAKWSTAVTGVLITALLSILASFLTIRRADLETKVAARTAQLAASEARLGATLRSIGDGVISTDSKGNVSNLNAAAEALTGWTTLEASGKPITEVFVIVSSQTRAPVENPVFRALEEGRVIGLANHTALIARDGAEKQIADSCAPIRDMEGGIMGAVLVFRDVTAEYAAREEIRAANERFHQLAVQGRIVAWEVDSNGLFTYVNPVVETVLGYKQEEITGKLHFYDLHPEAGRESFIESSFKIFDRQAPFRDLESREVTKSGQEIWISTSGFPLFDHYGVFIGFRGANIEIRPKPRYCGAGSSSCSRLTGPTTAYGTGT comes from the coding sequence ATGATAGCGGAAAACATGGATTACATCTTCTTCGTTTACGGCCTCGCGTTTCTTATGCTGGCCTTTCTTCTGCAAGAAAGGCCAGCCGGAATCGAAGCGCCCTTTCCGTGGCTGTGGCTGTCGGGTTTCGGGCTTTCGCACGGCATCAACGAATGGCTGGACATGCTGGCCCTCTCCACGGGGGATTACCTTTGGCTTAAAATCGTAAGGCTTGCGGTGCTTGCGATTTCCTTCATCCTTCTTTGCGAGTTCGGACGCCGGGGCGCAATGTTCCAGGGCGTCAGGATGCCGGGGCCCTGGATTGTGATGCTTCTGGCTGCGGCTGGGGCTATGGGGGCTTTATTGGGCGACTCCGCCGGCGCAAACGCCGGGTTGCGGCACGCCTTGGGCCTTCCGGGCGGAGTCCTGTCCGGCTTGGTGCTGTGGAGGATGGCAAAAAGCGCCTCAGGGGCGCAGAGCAAGGCGTTTAAAGTTTCGGGGGCGGGCTTTTTGGTTTACGGCCTTGCTACGGGGCTTGTAGTGCCAGACGCGGGCTTCTTTCCGTCCTCGATTTTAAACCAGGAACTGTTTCTGGAAACCGCCGGTTTTCCCATCCAGATCATAAGGGCGGTCTGCGCCGCCACGTGCGCCACGGCCCTCTACATCGCCCTTAACCCGCCAGGTGCCCAGGAGGAATCATCCCGCCCCTGGCGCTGGAGCATACCCGCCATTCTTCTGGTGCTCCTTTCCACCGGATTCTGGGCCGTAAACCGCCAGGGCGAACTGATTGATCGTGAATCGCGCCAGTCGCTTCTGCACCAGGCGGCTGCCATCGCCAGGACCATAAATCCAGACCGGGTAAAAGCCCTTTCGTTCACCATAAAAGACAAAAAAAGAAGCGAGTTCCAACGTCTGCGGGCCTACATGGTGGCCTACCGCCAGGCAATAGACTGCCTGGGCATCTATACCATCGCCTTACGGGACGACAAGCTGATTTTCGGGCCGGAATCCTACGATGAAAAGGACCCGATGGCCTCTCCGCCCGGCACGGTTTACGTACAGCCGCCAGCCAGAACATGGGGTATTTTCAGATCCGGCCAGGCCTTCGTCCATGGCCCCTACACGGACGAGTACGGGACTTTCGTCTCGGCCCTGGCCCCGGTCAAGGACCCCCGCGACGGCAAGGTTCTCATGGTGGTCGGCCTCGATATAGACGCCTCCGCATGGAAGGCATCGGTGATGCGGCACCGGCTCATGGCGATTCTGGCGGTGATGTGCCTTGCGACGATATTACTTGCGGGCGCATGGCTTTTTCAGATGCGGGCCCTGATCCCGCCCGAAAAGCAGGGGTGGCTGAGACATTTCGAGGTCTACTTGCTGGCCGCCTTCGGCTTGGCGCTGACCGCCACAATGACGTTAGTGATGCATTCCCAGGAAATCCGGTCGCACAGGGATATTTTCGCACAACTCGCCGAGAGCGACGCCATACGAGTGACGAGCATGTTCCAGAACTTCCGGGACCGTGACCTGAAATCCCTGGCGGGTTTTTTCGAGAGAAGCGATTTTGTGTCCAGGGGCGATTTTCACGGGTTTTCCAGCCACATATATCAAAAATACTACGTGGCGGGGATAGGCTGGGCTCCCCGTGTGCCTGTAATCCAAAGAGCCGCTTTCGAGACCGGAATCAGAGATGCCGACATCTACGATTTCACGATCTTCCAGAAAGACCCATCCGGCAGGACAAACCCCTCGGCCATGCGGGGCGACTCCTACCCCCTGCTCTACGTGGAGCCCTTCGACGAGGCCAGGAGCGCAATAGGCTTTGACCTCACCACGGAACCCGCAAGGTGGCGGGCTGTTTCAACCACGATCAACACCGGCATGGCCACGGCCACCGACGTAATCCGTCGGATAAGCAACAACGAACCCGCCATCAATATCTATGCGCCTGTTTACAGGGGCGAGGCCCATCATTCCGGACGCAGCAGCCCCGACAACACCCTTGGGGCGGTGTTCCTGACCCTTCGCATCAACGAGATGCTGAAGGATACGCTTGCAAGCCACGACCCGGAAAGTTCGGTGACCGTCGCTGATCTGATCCAGGTCAACTACGGAGACGACCCACAGCTTCTGGCGTCAACAAGCCCGATCAATGGCCGCCACAACGGCTCCGTCGCCCGTCCCGTCACCTGCGCCGCCATGAAGGCCCACGAAATCTGCATACTCCACCCGATATTCATGTTCGGGAAAACCTATGTCCTCGCCATTCAGCCGGGCCCGGCCTTCTCAGCCACCTATCCCAGGCGGGCCAAGTGGTCCACCGCCGTAACCGGAGTCCTGATCACGGCGCTTCTGTCAATCCTGGCGTCCTTTCTCACCATCAGGAGGGCCGACCTGGAAACCAAGGTGGCCGCCCGCACAGCCCAGCTTGCAGCCAGCGAGGCCCGCCTGGGCGCCACCCTGCGCTCCATCGGAGACGGAGTCATAAGCACCGATTCCAAAGGCAATGTAAGCAACTTGAACGCCGCAGCCGAAGCCCTCACCGGCTGGACCACCCTGGAGGCCAGCGGGAAGCCCATCACCGAGGTCTTTGTCATAGTATCCTCCCAAACCCGCGCGCCGGTGGAAAATCCAGTGTTCCGCGCCCTGGAGGAAGGCCGGGTAATAGGCCTGGCCAATCACACGGCTCTCATCGCCCGCGATGGCGCCGAAAAGCAGATAGCGGACAGCTGCGCCCCCATCAGGGATATGGAAGGCGGAATAATGGGCGCGGTCCTGGTTTTCAGGGACGTTACCGCCGAATACGCGGCCAGGGAGGAAATCAGGGCCGCCAACGAAAGGTTCCATCAGCTGGCCGTCCAGGGTCGAATAGTTGCATGGGAAGTTGACAGCAATGGGCTTTTTACCTACGTCAACCCGGTCGTCGAGACCGTCCTGGGTTACAAACAAGAGGAAATCACCGGAAAGCTGCACTTTTACGACCTGCATCCCGAAGCCGGGCGCGAGTCCTTTATCGAATCGTCGTTCAAAATATTCGATCGCCAGGCTCCCTTCCGGGACCTGGAAAGCCGTGAGGTCACGAAGAGCGGCCAGGAAATCTGGATATCCACAAGCGGCTTTCCCCTGTTCGACCATTACGGGGTCTTTATCGGCTTCCGGGGCGCCAACATAGAAATCAGGCCGAAGCCGAGATACTGCGGAGCCGGGAGCAGTTCATGCTCGCGGTTGACGGGTCCAACGACGGCATATGGGACTGGAACATAA
- a CDS encoding response regulator produces the protein MLAVDGSNDGIWDWNIREGSLYLSPKWKRMIGYEDHELDNTFESFEKNLHPEDRPYVMGYIERYLRGDFQLYSIEFRFMKKDGDYLWILARGAALRDDEGKPCRMAGSLTDITERKRAEAQLIEANRRLEASTDLARRMAEKAEAANQAKSEFLANMSHEIRTPMNGVIGMTGLLLDTDLNPEQIQYAQIVRTSGEALLALINDILDFSKIEAKKLDLEHHNFDLRETLEDITDLIAVKAQEKELDIVCLIDPKLPLNLKGDPGRLRQILVNLGGNAVKFTDRGGVTIAAQLDHEEGNRVGILFSVTDTGIGIPFDKQANLFNPFFQVDGSTTRRFGGTGLGLAISRQLAELMGGAIGVSSEEGRGATFWFTAIFAKQAGVAENEYALDVNIAGARILVVDDHEVNRLLVTTLLAGWGCRFQEATGAGEAITLLNQAIRDNDPFDAALLDMQMPEMSGAELGHRIKMSPQLRATKLIMMTSMAEQGDVRRLTGMGFAGYLTKPLRQSLLRECLVMVLGRQERPQECMAPVQEAASESPATARKQARILLVEDNATNQLVALKILDKFGYRADAVGNGKEALDALAAMPYDLVLMDCQMPEMDGFEATRVIRSWRGEPGTKMDQQAIFKDQVSRIPIVAMTAHAMKGDREKCLDAGMDDYVSKPVNPRDLAQVIKRRLAKTRAAHPAFQPAPDFHEADQAPPKDYDRPGFLARIMGKEDLVKTIADIFLGDMPVQIERLASALLAGDLPAAEQQAHKIKGAAANVGGEALRSTALEMEAAAKAGDAESLNLLMPELKKRFNRLKEIMEKENRDE, from the coding sequence ATGCTCGCGGTTGACGGGTCCAACGACGGCATATGGGACTGGAACATAAGGGAAGGCAGCCTCTACCTTTCCCCCAAGTGGAAGCGAATGATAGGCTACGAGGACCACGAGCTTGACAACACCTTCGAATCATTTGAAAAAAATCTGCACCCCGAAGACAGGCCCTACGTTATGGGTTACATTGAAAGGTATCTGCGCGGGGATTTCCAGCTGTACAGCATAGAATTCCGATTCATGAAAAAGGACGGGGATTACCTGTGGATTCTGGCCAGGGGCGCGGCTCTTCGAGATGATGAGGGCAAACCCTGCCGCATGGCCGGTTCCCTCACCGACATCACCGAGCGCAAGCGGGCCGAGGCCCAGCTCATAGAAGCCAACCGAAGGCTTGAGGCCTCCACCGACCTGGCCCGGAGAATGGCCGAGAAGGCGGAAGCGGCCAACCAGGCAAAAAGCGAATTTCTGGCCAACATGAGCCACGAAATACGGACGCCCATGAACGGGGTGATCGGCATGACCGGCCTTCTCCTGGACACGGATCTCAACCCGGAACAGATCCAGTACGCCCAGATAGTGCGCACAAGCGGAGAGGCGCTGCTTGCGCTCATAAACGACATCCTGGACTTTTCAAAGATAGAGGCGAAAAAACTTGATCTGGAGCACCACAACTTCGACCTCCGCGAGACCCTTGAGGACATCACGGACCTCATAGCCGTGAAAGCCCAGGAAAAGGAGCTGGACATTGTCTGCCTCATAGACCCCAAGCTGCCGCTCAATCTGAAGGGCGATCCGGGTCGCCTTCGCCAGATACTGGTCAACCTGGGTGGAAACGCCGTCAAGTTCACGGACAGAGGCGGGGTGACCATCGCGGCCCAGCTCGACCACGAAGAGGGAAACCGGGTCGGGATTCTTTTCTCGGTCACCGACACGGGCATAGGCATACCATTTGACAAGCAGGCCAATCTCTTCAATCCTTTTTTCCAGGTTGACGGGTCCACAACCAGGCGCTTCGGCGGCACGGGGCTTGGGCTCGCCATCTCCAGGCAGCTTGCGGAACTGATGGGCGGAGCGATCGGGGTGTCCAGCGAAGAGGGGCGCGGGGCCACATTCTGGTTCACCGCCATTTTCGCAAAACAGGCGGGGGTGGCGGAAAACGAATACGCTCTCGATGTCAACATAGCCGGGGCCAGAATCCTTGTGGTGGACGATCACGAGGTCAACCGGCTTCTGGTCACCACCCTCCTTGCCGGCTGGGGCTGCCGTTTCCAGGAGGCTACGGGCGCGGGGGAGGCCATCACCCTGTTAAACCAGGCCATAAGGGACAACGACCCCTTTGACGCGGCCCTCTTGGACATGCAGATGCCTGAAATGAGCGGCGCAGAACTGGGCCATAGGATCAAGATGAGCCCCCAGTTGAGGGCGACCAAGCTGATAATGATGACCTCCATGGCCGAGCAGGGCGACGTCCGAAGGCTCACCGGCATGGGCTTTGCGGGCTACCTCACCAAGCCCCTGCGCCAGTCCCTTCTCAGGGAATGCCTGGTAATGGTCCTCGGACGCCAGGAAAGACCCCAGGAATGCATGGCTCCCGTTCAGGAAGCCGCCTCCGAAAGCCCCGCCACCGCCAGGAAACAGGCCCGGATTCTCTTGGTGGAAGACAACGCAACCAACCAGCTTGTGGCGCTGAAGATTTTGGATAAATTCGGCTACCGGGCCGATGCTGTGGGCAACGGCAAGGAGGCCCTGGATGCCCTTGCGGCCATGCCTTACGACCTGGTTCTGATGGACTGCCAGATGCCCGAAATGGACGGTTTTGAAGCCACGCGGGTTATAAGAAGCTGGCGGGGCGAACCCGGAACAAAGATGGACCAGCAGGCGATTTTCAAGGATCAGGTTTCGCGCATACCCATCGTGGCCATGACCGCTCACGCCATGAAGGGCGACCGGGAAAAATGCCTGGATGCCGGAATGGACGATTACGTCAGCAAGCCCGTCAATCCGCGTGACCTTGCCCAGGTCATCAAGCGCCGCCTTGCAAAAACCCGCGCGGCGCATCCGGCTTTTCAGCCGGCCCCGGATTTCCATGAGGCGGATCAGGCCCCCCCCAAGGATTACGACAGGCCGGGTTTCCTGGCCCGCATCATGGGCAAGGAGGATCTGGTAAAAACCATTGCTGACATCTTTCTTGGCGACATGCCCGTGCAGATCGAAAGACTGGCTTCCGCGCTTTTGGCGGGCGATCTTCCGGCAGCCGAACAACAGGCCCACAAGATAAAGGGAGCTGCTGCGAACGTGGGGGGGGAGGCTTTAAGGTCCACCGCCCTTGAAATGGAGGCTGCGGCAAAGGCTGGCGACGCAGAATCCCTGAACCTTTTGATGCCTGAGTTGAAAAAGCGCTTCAACCGCCTGAAAGAGATCATGGAAAAGGAAAACCGGGATGAGTGA
- a CDS encoding response regulator transcription factor: MKALIAEDDATSRALLTAIMKTWGYDLSIAEDGGKAWGLMHRLDAPKLALIDWNMPELDGLEVIRRIRSLETQEPPYIILLTARKEKGDIVLGLEAGANDYLVKPFDHQELKARLNVGRRMVELQSSLVLSMRKLETALADLKTLRGIIPICASCKKIRDDTGFWNQVEEYIRDHSEARFSHGICPDCMKRLYPDVSWEDAEESK, encoded by the coding sequence ATGAAAGCCCTTATTGCGGAAGATGACGCCACGAGCCGCGCCCTTTTGACCGCGATTATGAAAACATGGGGCTACGATCTTTCGATCGCCGAAGACGGCGGCAAGGCATGGGGGCTCATGCACCGGCTGGACGCTCCCAAGCTGGCCCTCATAGACTGGAACATGCCGGAGCTTGACGGACTTGAGGTGATCCGCAGGATCAGGTCCCTGGAAACCCAGGAACCCCCGTACATCATCCTTTTGACTGCCAGGAAAGAAAAGGGCGACATAGTTCTTGGCCTGGAGGCCGGGGCCAACGACTACCTCGTCAAGCCCTTCGACCACCAGGAACTGAAGGCCCGGCTGAACGTGGGACGCCGAATGGTAGAGCTTCAGTCGTCCCTTGTGCTTAGCATGAGAAAACTGGAAACGGCCCTTGCCGACTTGAAAACCCTTCGGGGCATCATCCCCATCTGTGCAAGCTGCAAGAAAATCCGCGACGATACGGGCTTTTGGAACCAGGTGGAGGAATACATCCGGGACCACTCCGAAGCCCGGTTCAGTCACGGAATCTGCCCGGACTGCATGAAAAGGCTGTATCCCGATGTCTCGTGGGAGGACGCGGAGGAATCGAAATGA
- a CDS encoding response regulator, translating into MTGETENGRSPLVAVVNDDATQRNMLIGLMRQNGFETLAFEGPEAAFAGMSHKSPPDIIITDLYMPGIDGWRFCRLLRSPEYKAFNRVPILVVSATFSGEEAAQVTADTGADAFAIMPPDVPHLLATVHKLLRGETEGYRPRVLIVEDSKALAQILQHTYNTHGYQARTAASLREALETFRQADFDLALIDYYLSDGHGDTLLTTFSSIRPDCVCIMMTADPDPGLSLGWMKKGASDYLRKPFDPDYLMEVCARARRETALLRVEHILERRTLELRKSEALLASTQRLSKIGGWEFDARSQTMSLTEEALRIHGLEHKDFTYGSSDHLDKTLAGYEPEDRLTLMEAFTRCLESGAPYDMEFPFTNAIGQKLWVRTAASAIMADGIVTSVSGNIMDITERRQAAEERARLEEKINQAQRMESIGRLAGGMAHDLNNLLMPILGYGEILQGEFDLDDERRQFTDEIVKAALRARDLVRQLLAYSRKQILEFRPIDLNRLITNFEFIIKRRLPATINLNFALAPKLPHIAGDGIQLEQVIMNLLENARDAMPEGGQITITTGQTQVDKEKAAFHGIQPGSYVILTIEDSGTGMDALTCAQIFEPFFTTKEQGARSGLGLATAYGIVRQHGGSIWVNSETSRGSVFTCLFPVTEEKNGEEYPAPRPQAKYDETILLVEDNPQVRNLTRAILLRKGYTVLAAHNAEHALSMMENHEGEIHLLLTDMMMPGMNGIELYGELKKKAPGIRVLLMSGYAAGVFDPDNQPEIRLDFLQKPFPLESLEKKVRELLDRQDA; encoded by the coding sequence ATGACCGGCGAAACGGAAAACGGGCGCTCCCCGCTTGTGGCGGTGGTAAACGACGACGCAACCCAGCGCAACATGCTGATCGGGCTCATGCGTCAAAACGGTTTCGAAACACTGGCCTTTGAAGGCCCGGAGGCGGCCTTTGCCGGAATGAGCCACAAGTCGCCGCCGGACATCATAATCACCGATCTTTACATGCCGGGAATCGACGGCTGGCGCTTCTGCCGGCTTTTGCGCTCCCCGGAGTACAAGGCGTTCAACCGCGTCCCTATTCTGGTGGTTTCCGCCACCTTTTCCGGCGAGGAGGCGGCCCAGGTAACCGCCGACACAGGGGCGGACGCCTTCGCCATTATGCCGCCTGACGTTCCCCACCTCCTCGCCACGGTCCACAAGCTCCTGCGCGGCGAAACCGAGGGTTACAGGCCTAGGGTTTTAATCGTCGAGGACAGCAAGGCCCTTGCGCAAATATTGCAGCACACCTATAACACCCACGGCTATCAGGCCCGGACGGCTGCCTCACTCAGGGAGGCCCTGGAAACCTTCCGGCAGGCCGACTTCGACCTGGCTCTCATCGATTATTACCTTTCGGACGGGCACGGAGACACGCTTCTTACAACCTTTTCGTCAATCAGGCCGGATTGCGTCTGCATAATGATGACCGCAGACCCCGACCCCGGCCTGTCCCTGGGCTGGATGAAAAAAGGGGCCTCCGACTATCTGCGCAAGCCCTTTGATCCCGATTACCTCATGGAGGTCTGCGCCCGCGCCCGAAGGGAGACGGCCCTCCTGCGCGTTGAACACATCCTGGAACGCCGAACCCTGGAACTGAGGAAAAGCGAGGCGCTTCTGGCCTCGACCCAGCGCCTGAGCAAGATAGGCGGATGGGAATTCGACGCAAGGTCCCAGACCATGTCCCTCACCGAGGAAGCCCTGCGCATCCACGGCCTTGAACACAAGGACTTCACCTACGGCTCCAGCGATCACCTGGACAAGACCCTGGCGGGCTACGAACCGGAGGACCGGCTCACCCTGATGGAGGCTTTCACCAGATGCCTTGAGTCGGGTGCGCCCTACGACATGGAATTTCCCTTCACCAACGCCATCGGGCAGAAACTCTGGGTGCGAACCGCAGCCAGCGCGATAATGGCGGACGGCATAGTGACAAGCGTGTCGGGCAACATAATGGACATAACCGAACGGAGGCAGGCCGCAGAGGAAAGAGCCAGGCTGGAGGAAAAGATCAACCAGGCCCAAAGGATGGAATCCATAGGCCGCCTTGCCGGCGGGATGGCGCATGATCTCAACAATCTTCTCATGCCCATACTTGGCTACGGGGAAATACTCCAGGGAGAGTTCGACCTTGACGACGAACGCAGGCAGTTCACCGACGAGATAGTGAAGGCGGCCCTGCGTGCAAGGGATCTGGTGCGCCAGCTTCTGGCCTACAGCAGAAAGCAGATACTTGAATTCCGCCCCATAGACTTAAACAGGCTCATCACGAATTTCGAGTTCATAATCAAACGCAGGCTGCCTGCAACCATCAATCTCAATTTCGCCCTTGCGCCCAAACTCCCCCACATTGCAGGCGATGGAATCCAGTTGGAACAGGTGATAATGAACCTTCTGGAAAACGCCAGGGACGCAATGCCGGAAGGCGGCCAAATCACCATAACCACCGGCCAGACCCAGGTTGACAAGGAAAAGGCGGCATTCCACGGCATACAGCCCGGCAGTTACGTCATCCTTACGATAGAGGACTCAGGGACAGGAATGGACGCTTTGACCTGCGCCCAGATTTTCGAGCCCTTTTTCACCACCAAGGAGCAAGGCGCCCGGTCCGGCTTAGGCCTTGCCACGGCTTACGGAATAGTGAGGCAGCACGGCGGGAGCATCTGGGTAAACAGCGAGACAAGCCGAGGCTCGGTCTTCACCTGCCTTTTTCCGGTAACGGAGGAAAAAAACGGAGAGGAATACCCGGCGCCAAGACCCCAGGCCAAATACGACGAGACGATACTTCTTGTGGAAGACAACCCGCAGGTGAGAAACCTTACCAGGGCCATTCTTTTAAGGAAAGGCTACACGGTGCTTGCGGCCCATAATGCGGAACACGCGCTTTCCATGATGGAAAATCATGAAGGCGAGATTCACCTTTTGCTCACCGACATGATGATGCCGGGAATGAATGGAATCGAGCTTTACGGCGAGCTGAAAAAGAAGGCCCCTGGCATAAGGGTGCTCCTGATGTCAGGTTACGCGGCGGGAGTTTTCGATCCCGACAACCAGCCCGAAATCAGGCTCGATTTCCTGCAGAAGCCCTTTCCCCTGGAAAGCCTGGAAAAAAAGGTGAGGGAGCTTTTGGACAGGCAAGACGCCTGA
- a CDS encoding response regulator codes for MARILVVDDEKSIRFTLASFLKKEGYEVDTAQDAESALELLGENIYDVVLTDIVMPRISGVDLLKAIRSLSPTARVIMMTGAPSLDTVKDSLLSGAFEYLYKPFSKETVLETVQKAVTDKKEGDEKEILEAQKEQKAYQMSEMLTQKTRALRESEDRYRVLVEASPDGIALWDHDGGILFVNSQALAMGGYESELDVLGSQGFLWIAPESRGRALADVEELRRSRAVLTREYEMIRSDGSRYRVEARFTLVPSQEEENGNILFIFQDITRRHESIRRLLLLGRALDQALDGVAVTDLSGRIVFANRAWAQMHQWPENRVEGSHLSDFASSEAYADEMSPFLERLSKEGRSEALVKHSTRAGGEFLSRMSASIVEDESGGPLAWTITAQDLSEEMKMQDQLRKAQKMEAIGTLSAGIAHDFNNILCSIIGYADLVLPRLTPGSSVHGNVKAILNAGNRARDLVQQMLSSTRRTEKGRAVIEMQPIVKEVVKFIRSGLPSTIEIETNLQTRARIMADPTQIHQVVMNLCTNAGHAMAEKGGVLSVDLVEVAVTEEKARAKNIEPGRYAALIIADTGVGIEQSVVDRIFDPYFTTKEVGQGTGLGLAIVRGIVEGVNGSISVESEVGRGTSFTVLFRVEKGEGAAPVVVEATPMPRGSESILFVDDDPLISALIRQTFTGLGYRVQAETDPLKALKAFTEKPEAYDMVITDMTMPHLTGDELALRVMTIKPSMPVVICTGYQDRVASDDLVAMGIKEFVFKPLDLHHFTNLVRRLLDEAA; via the coding sequence ATGGCCCGCATACTGGTGGTGGATGACGAGAAAAGCATAAGGTTCACCCTGGCCTCCTTTCTCAAAAAAGAGGGTTACGAGGTGGACACGGCCCAGGACGCCGAATCCGCTCTGGAGCTTTTGGGTGAAAACATCTACGACGTCGTGCTCACCGACATCGTCATGCCCCGCATTTCCGGAGTGGACCTTCTAAAGGCCATCAGAAGCCTGTCTCCCACCGCCAGGGTTATAATGATGACCGGCGCCCCTTCCCTGGATACGGTCAAGGATTCCCTCCTTTCAGGAGCCTTTGAATATCTCTACAAGCCCTTTTCCAAGGAAACGGTGCTGGAAACCGTTCAAAAGGCGGTGACAGACAAGAAGGAAGGGGATGAAAAAGAGATACTGGAGGCCCAAAAGGAGCAAAAAGCCTACCAGATGTCCGAGATGCTGACCCAGAAGACCCGTGCGCTGCGCGAAAGCGAAGACCGCTACCGGGTACTGGTGGAGGCCTCGCCTGACGGCATAGCCCTTTGGGATCACGACGGCGGCATCCTGTTCGTGAACTCCCAGGCCCTGGCCATGGGCGGCTATGAAAGCGAGCTGGACGTTCTGGGCTCCCAGGGTTTTTTGTGGATAGCCCCGGAATCGAGGGGGAGAGCCCTCGCAGATGTCGAGGAGTTGAGGCGCAGCCGGGCGGTTCTCACCCGCGAGTATGAAATGATCCGCAGCGACGGCAGCCGCTACCGGGTGGAGGCCCGTTTCACCCTTGTGCCCTCACAGGAGGAGGAAAACGGGAATATCCTTTTCATATTTCAGGATATCACCAGGCGGCATGAAAGCATAAGAAGACTTCTGCTTCTTGGCCGGGCCCTGGACCAGGCCCTTGACGGCGTGGCCGTGACCGATCTTTCGGGTCGGATCGTTTTCGCCAACCGGGCCTGGGCACAGATGCACCAATGGCCGGAAAACAGGGTTGAAGGCAGCCATCTGAGCGATTTTGCCTCATCCGAGGCCTATGCGGACGAAATGTCCCCCTTTCTTGAGAGGCTGTCGAAGGAGGGCCGGTCCGAGGCCCTTGTAAAGCACTCAACAAGAGCGGGCGGCGAGTTTTTGTCGCGCATGTCCGCAAGCATCGTGGAGGACGAATCGGGCGGCCCGCTTGCCTGGACAATAACCGCCCAGGACCTTTCCGAAGAGATGAAGATGCAGGACCAGTTGCGCAAGGCCCAGAAGATGGAGGCCATCGGCACACTGTCTGCGGGAATAGCCCATGACTTCAACAACATCCTGTGCTCCATCATCGGCTACGCGGATTTGGTGCTGCCCCGCCTGACCCCCGGCTCGTCTGTTCACGGCAACGTCAAGGCCATCTTGAACGCCGGCAACAGGGCCAGGGACCTTGTTCAGCAGATGCTTTCCTCCACCAGGAGGACCGAGAAGGGCCGAGCTGTTATCGAAATGCAGCCCATAGTCAAGGAGGTGGTCAAATTCATCCGGTCCGGGCTTCCTTCCACCATCGAAATAGAAACCAATCTGCAGACCAGGGCCAGGATAATGGCCGATCCCACCCAGATACACCAGGTGGTGATGAACCTTTGCACCAACGCCGGTCATGCAATGGCCGAAAAGGGCGGGGTCCTGTCCGTGGACCTTGTGGAAGTGGCGGTAACCGAAGAAAAGGCCAGGGCCAAAAACATAGAGCCCGGCCGATACGCGGCCCTCATAATTGCCGATACAGGGGTGGGGATTGAGCAGAGCGTGGTGGACCGCATTTTCGATCCATACTTCACCACCAAGGAGGTGGGCCAGGGAACCGGCCTGGGACTGGCCATCGTGCGGGGCATCGTTGAGGGGGTGAACGGTTCCATATCGGTGGAAAGCGAGGTGGGGCGGGGAACCTCGTTCACCGTTCTGTTCAGGGTGGAAAAAGGGGAGGGCGCGGCTCCCGTGGTGGTGGAGGCGACTCCCATGCCAAGGGGTTCGGAAAGCATCCTGTTCGTGGATGACGACCCGCTGATTTCAGCCCTCATACGCCAGACCTTCACCGGCCTGGGCTACAGGGTGCAGGCCGAAACCGACCCTTTAAAGGCCCTTAAGGCCTTTACCGAAAAACCCGAAGCCTACGACATGGTCATCACCGACATGACCATGCCCCACCTTACGGGCGATGAACTGGCCTTGAGGGTGATGACCATCAAACCCTCCATGCCCGTGGTGATATGCACCGGCTACCAGGACCGTGTGGCCAGCGACGATCTCGTGGCAATGGGAATAAAGGAATTCGTGTTCAAGCCTTTGGACCTGCACCATTTCACCAACCTCGTGAGAAGGCTTCTGGACGAGGCCGCCTGA